CCCGCCCGGGGTGGTCCGCGCTCAGTTCCGCCGTGATCGTGTGCGTCAGGGCGTCCAGGTCCACAGCCACCACGCTCAGGGGCTGCTGGCCGCTGGTGGAGAGCATCAGCAGGCCGTCCACGGTATCGCTCAGGCGACGGGCTGCCGTCTCGATCTGAGTCAGCGCGCTGCGGCTGCGCTCGTCCTCGACCGGCAGGCGCCGCGCGAGCAGTTCCGCGAAGGACGCGATGTGGCGGATCGGGGTGCGCAGGTCGTGCGACGCGGAGTGCGCGAAGGCCTGCAGGTCGCGGTTGGCGGCCACCAGGGCCTCGGTGCGCTGCTGCACGCGCTCCTCGAGGTGCGCATTCAGGGCGTCCAGACTGCGGTGCAGCCGGGCATTCTCGACGGCCTTGCCGGCCCGGCCGGCCACCTGCAGCGCGAAGGCCAGGTCGTCCTCGGTGTACGCCCGGTCGAGGCTGGAGCGCGCCATGCCCAGCACGCCCACGACGTGGCCCGCCGCCTTCATGGGCACGGTCAGGACGGTGCGCAGCTGGAGCCGCCGGACGTCGTCGCGGTAACCGTTCTCGGTGGGCAGCTGGTCGTAGGCCTCGTCGGGAATGGTGGGCACCAGCTCCGGCTCGCCCGTCAGGTACACGCGGCCGATCCCGGAGTCCGGCGTGGTGTGGGTGGGGTAGCGCCGCGTGAAGTCCAGCAGGAATTCCACCATGGCCGGGTCCTGGTGCATGACCGTGACCGGTTCGAGGGGGCCGCCCTCGACCGGCAGGTAGATCACGCACCAGTCGGCGAGCCGCGGCACGGTCAGGCGCGCGACGCTCGCAAGCGTGCGGTCGAGGTCCAGCGACGTACTGAGGACGCCGCTGACGTCTGCCAGGAACGTCAGGCGGTCATTGAGCTGCTCGGACGCGGCCAGCGCCGCGCTGCGCTGGAGCGCCTGGGCGCAGCCGCCCGCCAGAGACGTCAGGAACGTCCGGTCTAGGTCGTCGAAGGTGCGCTCCTGCGAGAACGTCAGCGCCAGCGTGCCCAGAATGTCGTCCCGCACCGTCAGCGGCAACGACACGAGGCTGCCGGTCACGCCCGACAGCACCGTCCCGAGACACGGGTACGCCCGGACGGCGTCCTCGACCGTCTCCAGGAACACCGGGCGGCGGTGCAGGAACGCGTCGGTCGTGGGGGTGTGGCGCGACAGCGGCAGGCGCTGCCAGCCGTCGAGCCGCCGCTCGTCGTAGCCGGTGCTGCCGCGGATCTCCAGGCTGAGTCCGTCCTCGGCGGGCAGGAAGACCGAGCCGGCGTCGGCGCCGAGTTCGCGGATGGCTTCCTGCACCACGACGTCGATCACACCCTCGGGCGTGGTGGCGCTGCCCAGCGCGTCGGTAACCCGTCCCCAGGTATGCACGAAGGCGGCGGCCCGAGACTCCGCGCGGTGCCCGTCCGTCTCGGCACCGGTCGAATCGTTGGACGAGGTGACAGCCATTCCCGCAGCATAGCGGGGGTGAGGTGGGTTGGAGCCGCGCCAGGCCACTGTTGAGCTTGTGGTCAGCCCATGCGGAGGTACCTTGACACGGGGTCAGGACGCACGCCGCTGGAAGCCTCCGCACGCGGGTACAGTGGCCCATGACCACACCCTCCCTGCCCGCCGGGGCCGGATCGCCCATCCTCGATCTGGCCGGCGTGACCCTGGAAGTCAACCACCTGGCCCGCGGCATCCGGTTCTACACGCAGGTGATTGGCCTGAGCCTGCAACACCACGACCCGGACCGGCACGTCGCCACCCTCCGCGTGAACACTGAGCAGACGCTCACGCTGTGGCAGCCCACCACCCGGCAGGCCAACGACCCCGCGCTGGCGCCGCTGCGGGCCCGGGGTGCCAGCCACCTGCACATGGCCTTTCAGATCCAGCCGGACGACATGCGCCGTGCCCAGTCGCTGCTGGACGCCCACGGGCTGCCGTGGCAGGAGATCGACCTGGGCACCCCGGAGGTGCCGGACGTCACCACGTACTTCTTCGATCCCTTCGGGCACGGCCTGGAGCTGCGCGGCGTGAACACCACCGATCCGCGCCAGCCCGCGTTTCCGCCGCCTACGCAGCCGCTGACGCCCGGCCCCCACAGCCTGCCGGTGCTGGGCCTGCGGGAGGTCGCGCTGATCTTCGGGGATTACGACGACATGAAGGCGCGGCTGCCGCGGGCCTACGGCTTCGCGCTGGCCAAGGAGCAGGGCGACCGGAACTTCGCCCAGTTCACGCTCGGCCCGCACGCGCAGGCGGACGGCAACGGCACGCCGGTGCGCTGGCTGTACGCGTGGGACCCGCAGGTGGGTCTGGCCGACATGCTGGGCGGCGACCACGCGCTGGTGCAGTTCTACGCCCACGTGGACGACGTCGAGCGGCGGGTGAGCGCCGAGGGGCTGAGCCGGGTCACGGCGCCCGGACGGCTCGCGGTGCGTGACCCGGACGGCCACGTCTTCGAGTTCCTGACCCCGCCCCGCTCCGCCGTGGGCTAGCCAAGGCCGAGTGCTCCGCGCACCCGGCGGGGCGTCCCGAGCAATGGTGCCCACATCCAGCATGGGAGGAGTGGCACGGGCCTGCTATCTTGAGGACGATGCCGCAACGGCCCTTCCATCTGCTGCTGGTCGATGACGAGGTTGCAGACGCCGAACTGTTCGAAGAGGTCTTCCGCGAGGATTTCCCCGAGGTGGTGATCACCCGTGCCCTGAACGGCCAGGAAGCGCTCGACCACCTGGCGCGCAGCGCGGTCGATCCGGCCGTGCCGCGGCCGCAGCTGATCGTGCTGGACCTGAACATGCCCGTCATGAACGGGCACGATTTCTTGCAGCGGGCCAAGGCGCACGACGGGTACCGCAGCATTCCCGTGCTGGTCCTCTCGACGTCCGCGGGGGTCCGGGACGTGCAGCGGTCGTACCATAATTTTGCCAGCGGGTACGCCGTGAAGCCCGCGTCGTACGCCGATCTGAAGGCGCTGATCCAGCGGGTCAGCGATTACTGGCGCGGCGCGGTGGTGCTGCCGCGCATCGATCAGCTCATGGAGTGACGCGGCGTCGCGGTGGCCGGGACCGCGGCGGGCAGCGTGAACTTGACGCTGGTGCCGCCCCGGTCGCTGTCCGTGATCCAGATGTGCCCGCCGTGCCGCTCGATGATCTTGCGGCACACCGCGAGGCCGATGCCGTTGCCGCTGGTGGGCGTGCGGTTGTGCAGGCGGCGGAACATCTCGAAGACCTTCTCGCGGTGTTCCTCGGCGATCCCGATCCCCGCGTCGGCCACCTCGACCGTCACCGTGCCCGCCGACGCGTGGCCCGTGACGGTCACGTCGAGGTCGCGGCCCTCGCTGAACTTCAGGGCGTTGCCGAGCAGGTTGGCCAGCACCTGACGCATCTGCGCCACGTTGGCCCGCACCGGCGGCACGTCGTTCCAGCGCACTGGCGAGGTGTCCGGCCAGTTCAGCGAGTCGAGCAGGTCCGGGAGCAGGGCGCCCAGGTCGACCGCTTCCACCGCCACGTCGGCCGTGATGTCGGCCATGGTCAGGACGTCCTGTACCAGCCGCCGGGCCCGGCCCGCCTGCGCGATGATGTGCATCAGGTAGCGGTCGGCGCGCTCGTCGAGCTGCTGGCCGCGGTAGCGCTCGAGCAGGATGTCCGCGTGCAGGCTCAGGGTCCGCAGCGGTTCCTGCAGGTCGTGCGAGGCCACCGCGGCGAACTGGCTGAGTTCGCGGTTGCTGATCTCCAGCTCGCGGTTCTGCGCTTCCAGAGCTCGCTGGCTGGTCTCGAGTTCCACGGTGCGCTGGTGCACGCGGGCCTCCAGCGTGCGGTTGAGGTCGCGCGCCTCCAGTTCCGCGAGCTTGCGCCGCGTGATGTTCTCGTGAGCGACCAGGGCGTAGGTCTCGCGGTCCTGCACGAAGCTCGTCACGCGCGCCACGAAGTACCGCTGCTCGGTCGGGGCGTGGCAGGGGTACTCCCACTCGAAGGTGTCCACCTTGCCGTCGAGCACCGAGCGGATGCCGCGCTCGATGGCGAGGGCGTCCTCGCGGTCCGGGCCCTGCACCAGCCGGCACACCGTCAGGTAGTTGGTGCCGAGTTCGCTGTGGCCGCCGTTGCTGTGTGCGAACGCGTCCCACGCGCGGTTGACGGCCAGCACGATGCCGTTCACGTCCAGAATCGCCACGTGGGCCGACAGGGCATCGAACGCAGCGATCGCGTAGCGTCCGGGGGACGTGCTCCTGTGCGGCATGATGTCAGCCTAACAGCCGTCAGGGTGGCGCGGCGGTAAGCTTTGACCCCCACCGCGCCGGAGCGGCCGGCCGGGCCACCCGGGGCCGCTGCCGTCCGGACGGGCGGGACTTATACTCCGCTCTCAATGGCCGACCGTCTGCGCGTCATGGTGATCGACGACAACGAACACGCCCTGGAACTCGCCCGGCTCGCGTTCGAGGAGCACGGAGACGCGGTCAATGTCACCACCTTCGACAGCGGCGAGTCGGCCCTGGACGCGCTGCACGACCGGCGGCGGCCACGGCCGCATGTCATCGTGCTGGACATCAACATGCCGGGGACATCGGGCTTCGACGTGCTCGCCCAGCTCTAGGCCGACCACGAATTGCAGCACCTCCCGGTCGTGATCCTGACGACGTCGCATAACCCGGCGGACCGGGCGCGGGCCTACGCGCTGCGGGCGAGCGCGGTGATGCAGAAGGTGCCCAGCCTGGACGATTTCGAGGCGCAGATCTCGGCGCTCGTCCGCTTCTGGCAGGCGTGCTGGTGGACCGAGGAGCCCCCGCAGGACTGAGGCGCGCTGCGTCACGGGTGGCCTGTGACCGCAGCGATCCCTTCAACATGAAGACATCTGGAGGGCGTCTTCATGTTGCCGGGATCATCGCGGCCGGCGCGCCCTGCTACAACATGCGAACTTCATGTCCAGCGCCCGAACCACTCCTCCCCACCTGTTGCTGCTGGTCGATGACAGTCCGCTGGACCAGGAACTGCTGTGCGAGGCCTTCCAGGTCATCGCGCCGACCTTCGAACTCGAGCTGATCGACGACAGCCGGACCGTGCTGTGTCGCCTGGCTGATCCGGCAGCGCGGCGCCCCGCCGGCGTGCTGATGGACATCAACATGCCCGCCGTCTCGGGTCTGGAACTCCTGCAGGCCATGCGGGGCGACAGCGCGTGGCCGGACGTGCCGGTGGTCATGCTCACCATGTCCGCCTCTCCGAAGGACCGGCACGAGGCGCAGCAGGCAGGCGCCCGCGCTTATTTCCAGAAGCCGCACGACTTCGAGGGCACCGTGTGTCTGGTGCAGGACGTCCTCACCACCCTGGACCTTGCCGCCGAGGTGATCGGACGCCGCCGGGAGGAGACCGGGCACGGCGGCTGGACCGCCACGGGCTGACGGTGGTCCAGCCCGACCGGCCACACGTCCTAAGAATGTCCCAAGGCGCTCGCCGAAGCTGACCAAGGATTCAGTCAGCGATATGACAGCCGGCGCTCTGGAGCGCTCCTACCGTGGCCCCATGAGTGGACTTCCCCGACAGGTGATCCTGCTGGCCGCCACCGTCCTGACCCTGGTGATGAATTACCTGAGCACCGCCCTGCCGCTGTTCGGGAATTCCAACAAGGAGATCAGCGACGCGCTGCCGAACGCCTTCACGCCCGCCGGCCTGACGTTTGCCGTGTGGGGACCGATCTTCCTGGGGCTGGCGGCCTTCGCGGTGTACCAG
This is a stretch of genomic DNA from Deinococcus metalli. It encodes these proteins:
- a CDS encoding GAF domain-containing protein, producing the protein MAVTSSNDSTGAETDGHRAESRAAAFVHTWGRVTDALGSATTPEGVIDVVVQEAIRELGADAGSVFLPAEDGLSLEIRGSTGYDERRLDGWQRLPLSRHTPTTDAFLHRRPVFLETVEDAVRAYPCLGTVLSGVTGSLVSLPLTVRDDILGTLALTFSQERTFDDLDRTFLTSLAGGCAQALQRSAALAASEQLNDRLTFLADVSGVLSTSLDLDRTLASVARLTVPRLADWCVIYLPVEGGPLEPVTVMHQDPAMVEFLLDFTRRYPTHTTPDSGIGRVYLTGEPELVPTIPDEAYDQLPTENGYRDDVRRLQLRTVLTVPMKAAGHVVGVLGMARSSLDRAYTEDDLAFALQVAGRAGKAVENARLHRSLDALNAHLEERVQQRTEALVAANRDLQAFAHSASHDLRTPIRHIASFAELLARRLPVEDERSRSALTQIETAARRLSDTVDGLLMLSTSGQQPLSVVAVDLDALTHTITAELSADHPGRVIEWVVRPLPTVLGDASLLTLVLQNLLGNAVKYTRECTPAVITVEAATSADEVAVTVRDNGVGFDPDYAHKLFVPFARLHSPDSFAGTGLGLANVRRMVERHGGRVWAHSGGGTGALFGFTLPVVAQR
- a CDS encoding VOC family protein produces the protein MTTPSLPAGAGSPILDLAGVTLEVNHLARGIRFYTQVIGLSLQHHDPDRHVATLRVNTEQTLTLWQPTTRQANDPALAPLRARGASHLHMAFQIQPDDMRRAQSLLDAHGLPWQEIDLGTPEVPDVTTYFFDPFGHGLELRGVNTTDPRQPAFPPPTQPLTPGPHSLPVLGLREVALIFGDYDDMKARLPRAYGFALAKEQGDRNFAQFTLGPHAQADGNGTPVRWLYAWDPQVGLADMLGGDHALVQFYAHVDDVERRVSAEGLSRVTAPGRLAVRDPDGHVFEFLTPPRSAVG
- a CDS encoding response regulator, whose translation is MPQRPFHLLLVDDEVADAELFEEVFREDFPEVVITRALNGQEALDHLARSAVDPAVPRPQLIVLDLNMPVMNGHDFLQRAKAHDGYRSIPVLVLSTSAGVRDVQRSYHNFASGYAVKPASYADLKALIQRVSDYWRGAVVLPRIDQLME
- a CDS encoding sensor histidine kinase encodes the protein MPHRSTSPGRYAIAAFDALSAHVAILDVNGIVLAVNRAWDAFAHSNGGHSELGTNYLTVCRLVQGPDREDALAIERGIRSVLDGKVDTFEWEYPCHAPTEQRYFVARVTSFVQDRETYALVAHENITRRKLAELEARDLNRTLEARVHQRTVELETSQRALEAQNRELEISNRELSQFAAVASHDLQEPLRTLSLHADILLERYRGQQLDERADRYLMHIIAQAGRARRLVQDVLTMADITADVAVEAVDLGALLPDLLDSLNWPDTSPVRWNDVPPVRANVAQMRQVLANLLGNALKFSEGRDLDVTVTGHASAGTVTVEVADAGIGIAEEHREKVFEMFRRLHNRTPTSGNGIGLAVCRKIIERHGGHIWITDSDRGGTSVKFTLPAAVPATATPRHSMS
- a CDS encoding response regulator; translation: MADRLRVMVIDDNEHALELARLAFEEHGDAVNVTTFDSGESALDALHDRRRPRPHVIVLDINMPGTSGFDVLAQL
- a CDS encoding response regulator, coding for MSSARTTPPHLLLLVDDSPLDQELLCEAFQVIAPTFELELIDDSRTVLCRLADPAARRPAGVLMDINMPAVSGLELLQAMRGDSAWPDVPVVMLTMSASPKDRHEAQQAGARAYFQKPHDFEGTVCLVQDVLTTLDLAAEVIGRRREETGHGGWTATG